One stretch of Microvirga lotononidis DNA includes these proteins:
- a CDS encoding polyamine ABC transporter substrate-binding protein — MFRLLASVALTLGLVTAAAAQERVVNVYNWSDYVDPKALDEFTKQTGIKVVYDTYDNNEIVETKLLAGKSGYDIVVPSGPFLQRLIGAKVFQKLDKAKLPNLANQWPEVTQRLAVFDPGNQYAVNYMWGTTGIGLNVKKVKEILGDMPLNTWDLVLKPEIASKLKACGIYMLDSPEDLFPGVLAYLGLNPDSKRTEDLNKAGDALFRIRGNIQKFHSSEYINALANGDICVAVGYSGDMIQAKNRAEEAKNGVEVGYVIPREGALMWFDSFAIPADAKNVAEAHEFINFMMKPEIAAMNSNFVSYASGNLAAKQHIDKAILDNPGIYPDEATMKRLFTNTAYDERSQRTVTRLWTKVKTGR, encoded by the coding sequence ATGTTCCGTCTTCTCGCCTCGGTTGCTCTGACCCTCGGTCTTGTCACCGCCGCCGCCGCCCAGGAGCGCGTGGTCAACGTCTATAACTGGTCCGACTACGTGGACCCGAAGGCGCTGGACGAGTTTACGAAACAGACCGGCATCAAGGTGGTCTACGACACCTACGACAACAACGAGATCGTCGAGACCAAGCTTCTCGCCGGCAAGTCCGGCTACGACATCGTCGTGCCCTCCGGCCCGTTCCTGCAGCGCCTCATCGGCGCCAAGGTGTTCCAGAAGCTCGACAAGGCGAAACTGCCGAACCTGGCCAACCAATGGCCGGAGGTGACGCAGCGTCTCGCCGTGTTCGATCCGGGCAACCAATATGCCGTCAATTACATGTGGGGCACCACCGGCATCGGCCTCAACGTGAAGAAGGTGAAGGAGATCCTCGGAGACATGCCGCTCAACACCTGGGACCTGGTGCTGAAGCCGGAGATCGCCTCCAAGCTGAAGGCCTGCGGCATCTACATGCTCGACTCACCCGAGGACCTTTTCCCGGGCGTGCTGGCCTATCTCGGCCTCAACCCGGATTCCAAGCGCACCGAGGACCTGAACAAGGCGGGCGATGCCCTGTTCCGCATCCGCGGCAACATCCAGAAGTTCCACTCGTCCGAATACATCAACGCGCTCGCCAACGGCGACATCTGCGTGGCGGTGGGCTATTCGGGCGACATGATCCAGGCCAAGAACCGGGCCGAGGAAGCCAAGAACGGCGTCGAGGTCGGCTACGTCATCCCGCGCGAAGGCGCCCTGATGTGGTTCGACAGCTTCGCGATCCCGGCCGATGCCAAGAACGTGGCCGAGGCACACGAGTTCATCAACTTCATGATGAAGCCCGAGATCGCCGCCATGAACTCGAACTTCGTGTCCTATGCCTCCGGCAACCTCGCGGCCAAGCAGCATATCGACAAGGCGATCCTCGACAATCCCGGCATCTATCCGGACGAGGCCACCATGAAGCGCCTCTTCACCAACACGGCCTATGACGAGCGCTCGCAGCGCACCGTCACGCGCCTCTGGACCAAGGTGAAGACCGGCCGTTAA
- a CDS encoding aminotransferase has product MNRLFANLPTTVFEVMSSLARETGAINLGQGFPDDPGPEDVRRAAADAVLNGYNQYPSMMGIPELRTAIAAHYKHWQGTDLDANAEVMVTSGATEALAGAILGIVEPGDEVVLFEPMYDAYLPLVRLAGGVPKFVTLQPPHFRLTEEALAKAFSPKTKAVVFNNPLNPTATVFSNEDLNLLADFCRRFDAIAISDEVWEHVVFDGRRHQPVLGLEGMRDRSVKIGSAGKIFSLTGWKVGFVAAAPHIMKVLAKSHQFLAFTTAPNLQAAVAYGLAKDDAYFEGMRANFGRSRDRFTDGLRTLGFDVIPSQGTYFVNIDISALGETDDVAFCRRLVMEHGVAAIPVSAFYAEGAVKNVVRFCFAKKDSTLDAGLERLAKAIRRAA; this is encoded by the coding sequence ATGAACCGACTGTTCGCCAACCTGCCCACCACCGTTTTCGAAGTCATGTCGAGCCTTGCCCGGGAGACCGGGGCGATCAATCTCGGCCAGGGTTTCCCGGACGATCCTGGTCCCGAGGACGTGCGGCGGGCGGCGGCGGATGCGGTGCTCAACGGCTACAACCAGTATCCGTCGATGATGGGCATCCCGGAACTGCGCACGGCCATCGCGGCCCATTACAAGCATTGGCAGGGCACCGATCTCGATGCGAATGCCGAGGTCATGGTGACCTCCGGGGCCACGGAGGCGCTCGCGGGCGCGATCCTCGGCATCGTGGAGCCGGGCGACGAGGTGGTGCTGTTCGAGCCCATGTACGACGCCTACCTGCCGCTCGTGCGCCTGGCCGGCGGCGTGCCGAAATTCGTCACCCTGCAGCCGCCCCATTTCCGCCTGACCGAAGAGGCGCTGGCCAAGGCCTTCTCGCCCAAGACCAAGGCCGTGGTGTTCAACAACCCGCTCAACCCGACCGCGACCGTGTTCTCGAACGAGGATTTGAATCTTCTCGCCGATTTCTGCCGCCGGTTCGATGCCATCGCGATTTCCGACGAGGTCTGGGAGCACGTGGTCTTCGACGGCCGTCGGCACCAGCCGGTGCTGGGGCTGGAGGGCATGCGCGACCGTTCGGTGAAGATCGGCTCGGCCGGAAAGATCTTCAGCCTGACAGGCTGGAAGGTCGGGTTCGTGGCGGCCGCGCCGCACATCATGAAGGTGCTGGCGAAATCGCACCAGTTCCTCGCCTTCACGACGGCGCCGAACCTGCAGGCCGCCGTGGCCTACGGGCTCGCCAAGGACGATGCGTATTTCGAAGGCATGAGGGCCAATTTCGGCCGCAGCCGCGACCGCTTCACCGATGGATTGCGGACCCTGGGCTTCGATGTGATCCCGAGCCAGGGCACCTATTTCGTCAATATCGACATCTCGGCTCTCGGCGAAACCGACGACGTGGCCTTCTGCCGCCGCCTCGTCATGGAGCACGGCGTCGCGGCGATCCCGGTCTCGGCCTTCTACGCGGAGGGAGCGGTGAAGAACGTGGTTCGATTCTGCTTCGCCAAGAAGGATTCGACGCTGGATGCCGGGCTGGAGCGGCTCGCGAAGGCGATCAGAAGAGCGGCCTGA
- a CDS encoding FecCD family ABC transporter permease, protein MSLARSSLISGLIVLLGCLSVVSLVVGPAPIAVPEALRALVSDQGAASIVVREIRLPRTLLALLIGWIFGLSGAGLQGLLRNPLADTAVFGAPQAAALGAVVVIYSGLVGTLSWALPFAAIAGALLSIALVVAVAGRGATIVVLVLAGLAVGSLAGAGTSLAISLSPNPFAVTEIVFWLLGSFEDRSFVHVLLCAPFIVLASGLILSAGSGLRALALGEETAQSLGIDVPRLRGLIVAGAAIGTGASVAVAGSIGFVGLVVPHLVRPFVGYDPARTLVPAGLAGAVLLLAADIAVRLIPSGAEVKIGVLTALLGVPFFLWIIARRRAELVETPA, encoded by the coding sequence ATGTCCCTCGCCCGGTCCTCCCTCATTTCCGGCCTGATCGTCCTTCTCGGATGCCTGAGCGTCGTGTCCCTCGTCGTCGGCCCGGCGCCGATCGCGGTGCCGGAAGCCCTGCGGGCGCTCGTGTCGGACCAGGGGGCGGCCAGCATCGTGGTGCGGGAGATCCGCCTGCCGCGCACGCTTCTCGCCTTGCTCATCGGCTGGATCTTCGGCCTTTCGGGCGCGGGGCTGCAGGGGCTGCTGCGCAATCCGCTCGCCGACACGGCGGTGTTCGGGGCCCCGCAGGCGGCCGCCCTGGGGGCCGTGGTCGTGATCTATTCCGGCCTCGTCGGCACCCTGTCCTGGGCGCTGCCCTTCGCGGCGATTGCCGGAGCCCTCCTGTCGATCGCGCTCGTCGTGGCGGTCGCGGGACGGGGCGCCACCATCGTGGTGCTGGTTCTCGCGGGCCTCGCGGTCGGATCCCTGGCGGGAGCGGGCACGTCGCTCGCCATCAGCCTGTCGCCCAATCCCTTCGCCGTGACGGAGATCGTGTTCTGGCTCCTCGGCTCCTTCGAGGACAGGTCCTTCGTCCATGTGCTGCTTTGCGCGCCCTTCATCGTCCTGGCCTCGGGCCTGATCCTGTCGGCGGGATCGGGCCTGCGGGCGCTCGCGCTCGGCGAGGAGACGGCGCAGAGCCTCGGGATCGACGTACCGCGTCTGCGCGGCCTGATCGTCGCGGGCGCCGCCATCGGCACCGGGGCCTCGGTGGCGGTCGCCGGCTCCATCGGATTCGTCGGCCTTGTCGTGCCGCATCTCGTGCGCCCCTTCGTGGGCTACGATCCTGCCCGGACCCTCGTCCCGGCGGGCCTCGCCGGAGCTGTGCTCCTTCTCGCCGCCGACATCGCCGTGCGCCTCATCCCCTCCGGTGCCGAGGTGAAGATCGGCGTGCTCACGGCCCTGCTCGGTGTCCCGTTCTTCCTCT